From one Plasmodium gaboni strain SY75 chromosome Unknown, whole genome shotgun sequence genomic stretch:
- a CDS encoding liver stage antigen 1, with protein sequence MKHKLYIYFSLFLFKWYIFRINGKLIKSENNESIKSNLRNGSVKFWNPSNEDNYGNKSEFFHNLSTNHKNNHSDFNKDNDESVYNAKNISRNRFNNVLRNLGASRDIHLQQKNLHEKGKLIEHMTNDDEDKEKYIKGEEEEGQEEDQKEATESEEAQKRALEEQRVAKEKEEAQQRALEEQRVAKEKEEAQKRALEEQRVAKEKEEAQKRALEEQRVAKEKEEAQKRALEEQRVAKEKEEAQQRALEEQRVAKE encoded by the coding sequence atgaaACATAAGCTGTATATCtatttttctctttttctttttaaatgGTATATTTTTCGTATAAATGGAAAACTAATAAAGTctgaaaataatgaaagTATAAAATCTAACTTAAGAAATGGTTCTGTAAAATTTTGGAATCCATCAAATGAAGATAATTACGGAAACAAAAGTGAATTTTTCCATAATCTAAGTACGAAccataaaaataatcacAGCGATTTTAATAAGGATAATGATGAATCAGTTTATAACgcaaaaaatatttctcGAAACAGATTCAATAATGTTTTAAGAAATCTTGGTGCATCAAGGGATATACATCTTCAACAAAAGAATTTACATGAGAAAGGAAAATTAATTGAACATATGACGaatgatgatgaagataaagaaaaatatattaaggGGGAAGAAGAAGAGGGACAAGAAGAAGATCAAAAAGAAGCTACGGAAAGCGAAGAAGCACAAAAAAGAGCTCTAGAGGAACAACGAGTAGCCAAAGAAAAGGAGGAAGCACAACAAAGAGCTCTTGAGGAACAGAGGGTAGCAAAAGAAAAGGAAGAAGCACAGAAAAGAGCTCTTGAGGAACAACGAGTAGCCAAAGAAAAGGAAGAAGCACAGAAAAGAGCTCTTGAGGAACAACGAGTAGCCAAAGAAAAGGAAGAAGCACAGAAAAGAGCTCTTGAGGAACAACGAGTAGCCAAAGAAAAGGAGGAAGCACAACAAAGAGCTCTTGAGGAACAGAGGGTAGCAAAAGAAAA